A segment of the Zingiber officinale cultivar Zhangliang chromosome 8B, Zo_v1.1, whole genome shotgun sequence genome:
ATGTACAATTGACATGATCCTTATTAGATTTTGCTTAATGATGATTTATAATTGACCAATTTAATAAAGGATTTAGCTTACATATTGTGTATTATTTTTGAAGTGAACAAAGTTAGACGGTCAAGTGGGAAAATATTAGAAataattctttatttataattaatGTCCATATGTATGATTTATTTCTCTATTCAATTACTCATATGTCTTGATTTTATTATGATTAAATAGCCACAATTATTATTAATAGCTATATTTATATTGGTAAGTGAAGAGACAATTCTCTTTATATTCATGCAAAtgaatttaaagaaaaattaaaagatcaTTCTCATATTCATGTAATATGAGAATTAACGTATTATATTGAGAGATAATTAAATGTACACATTGATGGAATGTGTAAATGAAAGGTAACAAAATGGTCCTCTCTCTACCCAATATATAGGTCTTTGCTTTATCAAAGAAGCTAAGTAAGAAGAAAGGTCAAGAGAAAGAAATAGAATTATCTAAGGGGTTCAAGTTTCTTTATACTTGAAGGTCATCATGAGTCAAGGTATGTTTTACTTTTAAATATCATAGTGAAAATCATTTAGTTCAAAACCTTGGGCATTAAGGAATATGCAAAATAAGAAACTTAATTTGCATACTCATGTTGATGAAGATATATGTTATGTAACACCGAGCCCTCCGAGTGAATTCACTTCCAAACACCTCCGACCACTTAGTCATGGATGCACATCGAGAAGGATATCAAAATTCTATATATATAAGATATGTTGGGTGCCTCTTGTGTGTGCTCAGCATACGTGATAGAGGAGGCGGCCCCACATGGATCCCATTGTACACCCCTCTGtcgcgtatatatatatatatattaggaatATTTCCAAAACAATTTAACCATTTTACTAGCAGTTGATATAAGAACGTTAAATTAATGGACCGTTTGTTATAAGTGCTTTTCGTTTTAAGTTGAtgactaataaaaaaaaactttcataaTTTTGGATCGATAATCTCAAAATTAATCGATCGTAAACTAATCGTTGCCTTGGCTATTTTTAGGGTTTTCGGGTTGAATGTCTTCCTTACTTAGCATGCACAAAACTTATCTACCTAGAAGTCTGCTTATTCCTTATATGGTTATTGTTCCCATAAGGTACTTAGACAAAGACTAAGAAAGTTTTATAAGATTAAATTTTATGAAAGAGAAACAATGTAGAGCCTTCTATGACCTAATATAAGAAGTTAGTTCTTCGTAAGGAAATCTTTTATTACAATATACAGAAAGCTTAGAACATGACAAACCATGCTTGAGCGAAAATTATAGAATAGCTAATTACAAACCTTTACATAGAAATGATATCTTGCACACCTTGTGAGCatctaatattttttaatttaattttttttatacttaatacTATAATCCAACCTCTAAACTCTAAAAGCAAAATTTTATTGAATCAAaaggttaaaaataaaataaaaataaaaaaaatcaattttttgttGATTATGAGTGTCGCCCATTGTTACCGCCCAGGATAATGCCCGtgtgtgtatgtatatatatatcttatGCCGAACACCCCATGTGCACctcaaaaaaaattctatttgaAATTTTGTGTGTGTTTAATATTACAATCCgacccctaaaccctaaagataaaattttattggcATAACCGGGAGCTTaaaaaatcatcaaaaaaaattttaaaaggaaaatGTTATATCACGCATAGTCGCGCTGCATAAGGTGTGCATCATAATATATATACTGCCGTTATCCTAGGTGCCCATGATGAGCGACCACCGTGGTCGCTCTCACAGTAtgtaaaacattatttttctttatttttttaagcttCCGGTTATGCCAATCAATTTTTGCCTTTAGGATTTAGGAGTTGTATTATAGTATTAAgcacacaaaaaaaaattaaatgaaaaaaaattcagGTGTGGATGAGGTATGTTGGGTAAGGTGTACAGAGTAACAGAGCTATATATAAGAGGATTGCAACCTACGGACTTACGTTCGTGCCTCTTTGTCGgcgtttttttatgtttttatttatttattttagtttgtgGTTACACCATTTAGAGTTttgtatatatatagagagagagtgtGTCCGATTAGCGTTCGTGCAGTATTTCTGCAACTAAGACGACTCAGGACACCTGGAATGACTCGGGTACCTCACAAGTCAGGGCACCCAAATTACTTCCGGGTGCCCCGGCCATTTTGCAAGTGAGGGTCACCCACTGTGGGCGACCACGCTGGATGACGCTCACAAGTTGAGGCGCTTGGAAGTGTTCTAGGTGTTCCGACCATTTTCCATGTGAGGGTCGCCCACCGCGGGCAACCCTCATAAGTCGGGGCACCCAAATTACTTTTGAGTACCTTGACCATTTTCCATGTGAGCGTCGTCCACTGTGGTCGCCCATAGTGGGTGTGCATGATATCaatcaaaactatatatatatagttttgatatcCTGTGCACCTTGTtaacattcaaaaaaaaaattctttttgaaatttttttttatgcttaatactataactcaacccTTAAATCTTAATGACAAAATTTTATTGTCATAACTGGAAACTTAAAAAAATCATCATTTCGCTAATTGTGTGTCtcctaatcttttttttttttatttccttctatCATCTACATGCAACAATTGTcttctgtctcttttgattgtAAGTAAGGGTAAGTGGTATTAATTTCTCTAAATCAATACCAATATGTTGATTTCTACAAATTAGTATCAAGATGGGAGGCTGGTTTGGTGGTGTCAACACCAATATCATCTTCTATGtgattaaagaagagaaaaaaaattattatatgaaaataaaaatgaaatgaaaataaaaattaaattttagccGCGTGATaagtattaataaaaaaattcaaattaaaaatatattaagatGTGCAGGTATgcgatttaaaatatttaagattatatatatatatcttattattttattaaaaatctcccccctttactaactaattttggtgaagcctaaaatatatttacgttaatgtccttttttctatttacactaaaaataattccaaggtttattagtaattccacaagcgaaacaatcaatgatctagagttcgagactcagctacagcgtattattatgaatttttctcatcattaattttctttgttttatataaaaaatatagttatctttagtcccatatcttagaattaacaacactatgatcaaagaagcttctataaatctTTTAGGctgacgatgttaaaaaatatacttttcttaattttttttactaagacaagtataatattaaattaaaataattttttagatagAGAAATCAAATTACTGTGCAACGCGTAATGTATTGATTTTTTATAAATCAGTACGATGGTAATACTTTGGTAGCACGATCAACACCACTTCGTTATAGAAATCAACATCATCTTTCTGATTTATAGAAACCAATGTCATTTTCTACccgattaatatatatatatatatatatatatatatatatatatatatatatatatatatatatatatgtgtgtgtgtgtgtggtttTACTGCGATACTTGTCACGTCAgcgagaaaacaaaaaaaaatcaagacagaaaaaggtagggggatcggtctgtggaccgatccacctatagcctgatcggtccacagaccgatcaggcttcgaagccaactctcacatagagttggttgatcggtctggggacagatcagcctagggcctgatcggtccgcagaccgatcaggagactcctagaccgatcaggttggagcctgatcggtccaggcctagatttctgtgttgtatATAAATCAGATGCTaattttttttgtgttttcttGCTAATGTGATAAGTACCGTAGTAAAATCGTACATAAAACACCGTAAcataagaaatatatatatatatatatatatatatatatatatatatatatatatatatatatatatatatatattattttattaaaaatctcccccctttactaactaattttggtgaagcctaaaatatatttacgttaatgtccttttttctatttacactaaaaataattccaaggtttattagtaattccacaagcgaaacaatcaatgatctagagttcgagactcagatacagcgtattattatgaatttttctcatcattaattttctttgttttatataaaaaatatagttatctttagtcccatatcttagaattaacaacactatgatcaaagaagcttctataaatctTTTAGGctgacgatgttaaaaaatatacttttcttaattttttttactaagacaagtataatattaaattaaaataattttttagatagAGAAATCAAATTACTGTGCAACGCGTACTAATGTATTGATTTTTTATAAATCAGTACGATGGTAATACTTTGGTAGCACGATCAACACCACTTCGTTATAGAAATCAACATCATCTTTCTGATTTATAGAAACCAATGTCATTTTCTACccgattaatatatatatatatatatatatatatgtgtgtgtggtTTTGCTGCGGTACTTGTCACGTCAgcgagaaaacaaaaaaaaatcaagacagaaaaaggtagggggatcggtctgtggaccgatccacctatagcctgatcggtccacagaccgatcaggcttcgaagccaactctcacatagagttggttgatcggtctggggaccgatcagcctagggcctgatcggtccgcagaccgatcaggagactcctagaccgatcaggttggagcctgatcggtccaggccgaccgatcagcctagggcctgatcggtccacagaccgatcaggagactcctagaccgatcaggttggagcctgatcggtccaggcctagatttctgtgttgtatATAAATCAgatgctaatttttttttttgttttcttgctAATGTGATAAATACCGTAACAAAATCGTACATAAAACACCGTAacataagatatatatatatatatatataaaaggggtAGCACGATCAACACCATTTCGTTATAGAAATCAACGTCATCTTTCTGATTTATAGAAACCAATGTCATTTTCTACCCCATtacaagatatatatatatatatatatatataacgctGTTGCATTCATGCCAGCTCCGGTAGACAGCAGCAGCACGGCACTTTGACGTCAGCAGATACAACATGTTTTGGGAATCTCATCTGCCACTTCTATAATGCAGAGAAGTGTCTGCCAGCTTCAATAATgttttggtaattttccaaaacAATTTAACCATTCTCCGAGCGATTGATGAACGTTGGATTAATGGACCGTGCATGACGAGTATTTTTCGTTTTAACTTGATGACACAAATTTTTTTTGATAAGAACAAAACGATAATCTCAAAATTAATAGATGGTAAACAGAATAATCAGTGTCAACTAATTAACCTTTTCTCGGTGAAGGCAAATAATTTCCCTTTCTGATTTGACTCCGTTGCGTACTGTACTGCGAGTTGAATTCTGTCCTATAAAACAGGGGAGATGTTTTCAACAGATCAACTTAGAAGAGCATCATGTTGGAGCATGTGCCTCTTCCCTGGCGTCCCGCCGCCTGTCTCATCTCGCTTCCCATCCTCCTCTTGTTCCCGATTCTCCTCCTACTGTTGCGTCGACCACCGCCCGACCGTCTCCCTTCACCATGGAGGCTTCCTATCATCGGCGATCTGCACCGGCTCGGCTCACTACCCCACCGCTCGCTACGAGCTCTGTCCCGAAAGCACGGCCCCCTGATGCTCCTCCACTTTGGCAGCGTGCCCACCCTGGTGGTATCCTCCGCTGCCTCGGCCGAGGAGATCATGAGGACCCAAGATCTCGCCTTCGCCACCCGCCCTGACCTCAGCATCTGCCACAAGCTGTTCTATGGCTCCAGAGACATCTCCTTCGCAAAGTATGGTGATTACTGGAGGCAGATGCGTCGCGTCACAACCCTCAACCTACTTAGCCACCGCCGGATCTACTCCTACCGCCAAATTCGGGAGGAGGAGGCGTCCCTCCTCGTGGACCGCGTGGCCGCCGCCGTCCCCTCCGGCTCCGTCAACATAAGCGATTTGATCGTTACCTTCACGAGAAACATAACTTGCAGAATAGCGTTCGGAAAGAAGTACACCGACGAGGAGGGCGGCGCCGACGCGAGTAGATTCCGCGTGCTGCTGTCGGAGTGGATGGCACTGCTGGGATCGTTCCCGATGCGCGACTACATGCCTGCACTGCGTTTTGTGGATTGTCTCAGTGGCTTGGATGAGCGGGTGAGGAAAAACGCCCTCGATCTCGACGCGTTCGTGGAGGAAGTCCTCAACGCGCACGAGAAGAAGCAAGAGAACAGGAACGATGACAACATGGACTTTGTTGACATCTTGCTCTCTTTGGATAGCTCAGGAGGCGTCGTTCTCAGGAGGGACAGCATAAAGGCCGTCATTTTGGTAGCTCTTGTTTGGAAATATGCATACTTATTGCTTACGATTGACTACTTCCTGTGGGCTTAGCTATTGTTTTGCTGCGATTCAGGACGTGTTTGGTGGAGGGATAGATACAACATTTTCAACACTCGAGTGGGCGATGACAGAGCTTATCAGGCAACCGGCAAAGATGGAGAGGGCACAACAAGAGGTTAGAAGAATTGCTGGATCGAAAAGTGAAATTCGAGAGGAGATACTTCAAGAGATGGAGTACTTGAAGGTGGTGATCAAGGAGACCCTCCGATTGCACCCTGCGCTTCCACTTTTGGTTCCTCGAGAGGCTATGCAAGAGACTAGAGTGCATGGTTATCTCATTCCCAAAGGCACAAGAGTGTTAATCAATGCTTGGGCAATCGGAAGGGATCCAAGATCATGGGAGAAGCCGGAGGAGTTTTGGCCTGAGAGATTCTTGGACGATGCTAGTGTTGACTTCAGGGGACAAAACTTCCAATTCATACCTTTTGGTGCAGGCCGCAGAGGTTGCCCGGGAATGGATTTCGCTTTCCCTGTCTTGGAGCTTGCTCTTGCTAACCTACTTTACCATTTTGATTGGGCGCTACCACAAGGAATGACCGCGGAGGAAATGGATATGAAGGAATTCTACGGAATCATAGTGCGGAAGAAGTCGAATTTAATACTTGTGCCGAGAAGATACAACCATTAAGTAAGGTATATCCAACATGGTCGTCATATATATATAGCTGCTTCAATTATTCATAAATTGGAGGGCGAAGGTGCAAATAAATCGATCATGTTTATGAGTATCTTGAGtgagtttaaaaaatatttgattcatatttaaaattatcaaattcgaaCTGAATTCTATGTTTGataaattttttcaaattaaatttaaatttataatattttattcaattaTTCATGAATTGCTTACTAAGTCAAACTCAACttagtttttacaaaatttttaatttaaatataatcaaattaaaattaaaatctgaataattcaaatttaagtcATATAGTTTGATTATGCTCAAATCGAGGTTTGAATAAGTCAAACCAAACATGATTATTTTATCTCGAATTAAGCTTGATAGTTCTCGTAAAACTTAATCCGCGTAGATTCTAAGAATCGAATAAGAATTCGTATATAGAAAATACAAGAGCATATGAGCATCGATTTTCGTTTTTATCGAAAATACgacataagaaaataaatacataaaaataataaaaaataacttgATTGAAGAGTCATGACTTTTTCCTTTAGCGTCATCTAGAAAATCCTGAGGAAAAAAAAGTGGAAGCAAACAAGAAGGATCTTCCAAAGGACTTGGGGGATGACGACGTCGAAAAACTTTTTGCCAATGGGGAATAAAAAACTAGGTCAAGATGATACCCTAAACCCTTAGAGATCTCCCCTTATATAGGCAATCAATCTGTTATCAGCCCATAAATAATAACGAATCAGCTAAAGGGTTCTACACATTCAACCCACATTCAATTATCCAAAATCCATtaaacataagttagatcactttaaaatGTTCGGATTGTATTCACATGTGCaacttattgttggtgcgggaagcatccgacgatcgaacctgagttttgataatggcaaaggactcaaagttaaggtgtgtggtgacctaacagtctgaatgagattgcaggaaagtcctaagtatacttaggcaaaagccctaactgtggttaggcaaggtgaaaaccctagggggcggtaaccctaggtcatagggggtggtaaccctatgcggaaagtcttggtgggtcgagtgcttcaggcaaaagtcctagggggtaaccctaggtggaaagtcctggtatcacgaaccaggtgaaagactggaccagccgagaagcggaagtccagcagaaagttcggaagcatcgagcaccgagcaaaagtccagtcgatctggaggatcgcactgacaaaagataaatctcctgagtggagtaggtgaggacgcgttccccgtagagggaacagtaggcgtcgggtcgacctagggtttccggttgaaaatccgaagtcaggcccggacagtccgatgactgtcaaacttcatattcatgatattatatgtgctaacttttgttttgcatgatatgtttgtgttttggatctaacatgtcttgcaggtacgaaagaacaaggttaagcctcggataaacagtccgaggcgcctccatggagcttggaggcgcctcgggtgcaaaagatgagctggctgcaaagcaggcttggaggcgccttggaggaagctcaaggcgccttggactggtggatgaaggcgccttggagagcaaagaaggcgccttgaacctgataaggtttgaccagttcaaccctta
Coding sequences within it:
- the LOC122015828 gene encoding cytochrome P450 71A1-like — translated: MLEHVPLPWRPAACLISLPILLLFPILLLLLRRPPPDRLPSPWRLPIIGDLHRLGSLPHRSLRALSRKHGPLMLLHFGSVPTLVVSSAASAEEIMRTQDLAFATRPDLSICHKLFYGSRDISFAKYGDYWRQMRRVTTLNLLSHRRIYSYRQIREEEASLLVDRVAAAVPSGSVNISDLIVTFTRNITCRIAFGKKYTDEEGGADASRFRVLLSEWMALLGSFPMRDYMPALRFVDCLSGLDERVRKNALDLDAFVEEVLNAHEKKQENRNDDNMDFVDILLSLDSSGGVVLRRDSIKAVILDVFGGGIDTTFSTLEWAMTELIRQPAKMERAQQEVRRIAGSKSEIREEILQEMEYLKVVIKETLRLHPALPLLVPREAMQETRVHGYLIPKGTRVLINAWAIGRDPRSWEKPEEFWPERFLDDASVDFRGQNFQFIPFGAGRRGCPGMDFAFPVLELALANLLYHFDWALPQGMTAEEMDMKEFYGIIVRKKSNLILVPRRYNH